A genomic region of Heptranchias perlo isolate sHepPer1 unplaced genomic scaffold, sHepPer1.hap1 HAP1_SCAFFOLD_349, whole genome shotgun sequence contains the following coding sequences:
- the LOC137311550 gene encoding zinc finger protein 229-like: SSNLERHQDTRTTEKPWKCWDCGKGFNSPSRLETHRHSHTGERPFSCSVCRKGFTRSSNLLTHQRVHTGERPFTCSVCGKGFTRSSHLLRHHRVHTGERPFTCTLCGKGFTCSSHLTEHQRVHTGEKPFVCSLCGKGFTRSSHHLRHQRVHTEERPFSCSVCGKGFITSTQLVTHERVHTGERPFTCSICGKGFTFSSGLNAHRLVHSGERPLKCSDCEKSFKRKSDLLTHQRVHTGERPFTCPVCGKGFNRPSSRLAHQRVHM; the protein is encoded by the coding sequence tcgtccaacctggagagacaccaggacacccggaccacggagaaaccgtggaaatgttgggactgtgggaagggattcaattccccgtccaggctggaaactcatcgacacagtcacactggggagaggccgttctcctgctccgtgtgtaggaagggattcactcggtcatccaacctcctgacacaccagcgagttcacactggggagaggccgttcacctgctccgtgtgtgggaagggattcactcggtcatcccacctgctaaGACACcatcgagttcacactggggagaggccgttcacctgcaccttgtgtgggaagggattcacttgttcgtcccacctcactgaacaccagcgagttcacactggagagAAACCGTTCGTCTGCTccttgtgtgggaagggattcactcgttcatcccaccatctgagacaccagcgagttcacactgaggagaggccgttctcctgctccgtttgtgggaagggattcattacTTCAACCCAACTAGTGACACacgagcgagttcacaccggggagaggccgttcacctgctccatatgTGGAAAGGGATTCACTTTTTCATCCGGCCTCAATGCTCACCGACTtgttcactctggagagagaCCCTTAAAATGTtcggactgtgagaagagcttcaaAAGGAAAAGTGATCTGTTGACACACCAGcgtgttcacactggggagaggccgttcacctgtcccgtgtgtgggaagggatttaatCGACCATCCAGCCGGCTggctcaccagcgagttcacatgtaa